The proteins below are encoded in one region of Candidatus Caldatribacterium sp.:
- a CDS encoding sugar ABC transporter permease: MVFRRHVHWLLFVPLGAFLLIAFLYPMLYQVILSFEEHTLYTTEPHFVGLRNYSAVIKDPVFFIALKNALIWTALSVLFQVALGLLTALLLNVPQKGYRVFRNLSLLPFVLPPVAIAVTWKWLYNPLYGLINYLVVLFGGEPVNFLGRNLALYSVTWVNIWKAFPFYALFALAGLQSISQEIYEAARIDGATSFNIFRYITLPLIRPLLLVMALFATVWTFNYFDLIYSMTQGGPGHTTEILATLAYKTVFLKLRFDHAATIGVFMFLVNLTLSLAILSLLRRSET; this comes from the coding sequence ACACGTGCACTGGTTGCTTTTCGTGCCTCTTGGTGCTTTCCTTCTTATCGCCTTCCTCTACCCGATGCTTTATCAAGTTATCCTGAGCTTTGAAGAACACACCCTGTATACCACGGAACCGCATTTTGTCGGCCTCCGCAATTACTCCGCCGTTATCAAGGACCCGGTGTTTTTCATTGCACTTAAAAATGCGCTTATCTGGACCGCTTTATCGGTCCTCTTCCAGGTTGCCCTTGGTCTTCTTACCGCTTTACTCCTGAATGTCCCTCAAAAAGGGTACAGGGTCTTTCGAAACTTAAGCCTCCTTCCCTTCGTCCTTCCCCCCGTTGCGATTGCCGTCACCTGGAAATGGCTCTATAACCCCCTCTATGGACTCATCAACTACCTCGTGGTTCTTTTCGGTGGGGAACCAGTGAATTTCTTGGGAAGGAACCTCGCATTGTACTCGGTCACCTGGGTGAACATCTGGAAGGCTTTTCCCTTCTACGCTCTTTTTGCCCTTGCCGGCCTCCAGTCCATCTCCCAGGAAATCTACGAAGCGGCACGCATTGACGGAGCGACTTCCTTCAACATTTTCCGATACATTACCCTTCCTCTAATCCGGCCACTTCTCCTTGTCATGGCTCTTTTCGCTACCGTATGGACCTTTAATTACTTCGACCTCATCTATTCCATGACTCAGGGTGGTCCAGGGCATACCACAGAAATCCTTGCAACCCTCGCTTACAAAACGGTCTTTCTAAAGCTTCGTTTTGACCATGCAGCCACAATAGGCGTTTTCATGTTTCTCGTGAACCTTACCCTGAGCCTTGCCATCCTTTCCCTACTGAGGAGGAGTGAAACATGA
- a CDS encoding carbohydrate ABC transporter permease gives MRRGTPLVALYYVLVVLLLGVILVPIYWLIMPSFLPTSEMFAFPPHLVPRSFTLKNYYDLVVTYPKTVTIDMLLYLRNSFIACGTASCIVLVISTLAGYALARFSFRGKGTLRTTILLTQMMPAVLFFIPIYLFMKRLGLVNNLLALVLMYPGMVAPFSTLISEAYIASIPREIEESALLDGAGIGTILFRIIFPLSAPMVVAILIYSFVWMWNDLIISLVLCHANEVRTASVGLFSFIGAATVEWGGLLAGTVLCILPPLVLFALFQKFIVQGILAGSLKT, from the coding sequence ATGAGGAGGGGAACCCCTCTTGTAGCGTTATACTACGTACTTGTGGTGTTACTTTTGGGGGTCATCCTCGTTCCTATCTATTGGCTCATCATGCCCTCCTTTCTCCCCACGAGTGAAATGTTTGCCTTTCCACCACACCTTGTTCCCCGCTCTTTCACACTGAAAAATTACTACGATCTTGTTGTGACATACCCCAAAACGGTAACCATCGACATGCTCCTTTATCTGCGCAATTCCTTCATCGCCTGTGGCACTGCAAGTTGCATAGTACTCGTTATAAGCACTCTTGCTGGATATGCTTTAGCTCGTTTCTCCTTTCGAGGTAAAGGAACTCTCCGAACAACTATTCTCCTCACCCAGATGATGCCAGCAGTACTCTTTTTCATCCCCATATACCTTTTTATGAAACGCCTTGGGCTTGTGAACAACCTCCTTGCTCTTGTCCTCATGTACCCAGGCATGGTTGCTCCGTTCAGTACGCTCATCAGCGAGGCATACATTGCGAGCATCCCCCGAGAAATAGAGGAAAGCGCTCTTCTTGATGGGGCAGGCATTGGAACTATTCTTTTCCGCATCATTTTCCCTCTTTCCGCTCCAATGGTTGTAGCCATCCTCATATACTCCTTTGTCTGGATGTGGAACGACCTCATTATTTCCCTCGTCCTCTGCCACGCTAACGAAGTTCGCACTGCAAGTGTCGGGCTCTTTAGCTTTATTGGTGCAGCAACGGTAGAATGGGGCGGACTTTTAGCGGGGACTGTCCTTTGCATTCTCCCACCCCTTGTGCTCTTCGCTCTCTTCCAAAAGTTCATTGTCCAGGGTATCTTAGCCGGGAGCTTGAAAACATAG